A genomic region of Sander vitreus isolate 19-12246 chromosome 11, sanVit1, whole genome shotgun sequence contains the following coding sequences:
- the slc40a1 gene encoding solute carrier family 40 member 1 yields MDNPGPKKSCCGSVRDFFTSAKFLIYMGHALSTWGDRMWNFAVAVFLVELYGNSLLLTAVYGLVVAGSVLLLGAIIGDWVDKNPRLKVAQTSLLVQNSCVIVCGILLMVVFHFKEQLVELYNGWILTTCYILVISIANIANLASTATAITIQRDWVVVVAGQDSSKLADMNATVRIIDQLTNILAPMLVGQIMSFGSHFIGCGFISGWNLCSMCVEYALLWKVYQKTPALAVKGGQKEQQQELKQLSPTKDLENDQSPEESSQPLMNETSAVAVPDSPKQRGCCSQMMEPLRTLKAGWVAYYNQNIFLAGMSLAFLYMTVLGFDCITTGYAYTQGLNGSVLSLLMGASAVSGICGTVAFTWVRKKCGLIRTGFISGTAQLCCLLLCVASVFAPGSPFDLSISPFQDLYTHLIGEKTLPEADYSLTSVLTGGNATTASPAEELPLLQSYMSVSLLFAGVIAARVGLWSFDLTVTQLMQENVIESERGVINGVQNSMNYLLDLLHFIMVILAPNPEAFGLLVLISVSFVAMGHIMYFGYAFKSLGSRLFLCCSPEHKEETVESLSLPTTV; encoded by the exons ATGGATAACCCTGGACCTAAGAAGTCATGCTGTG GATCTGTCCGAGACTTCTTCACTTCAGCTAAATTCCTTATTTACATGGGACATGCTCTGTCAACATGG GGTGACCGAATGTGGAACTTTGCCGTGGCTGTTTTCCTGGTGGAGCTGTATGGGAACAGCCTGCTGCTCACAGCCGTGTACGGGCTGGTGGTGGCCGGctccgtgctgctgctgggggcCATCATTGGGGACTGGGTGGACAAAAATCCCAGACTCAAAG TGGCCCAGACTTCGCTGCTCGTCCAGAACAGTTGCGTCATCGTGTGTGGGATCCTCCTGATGGTTGTTTTCCATTTCAAAGAACAGCTTGTGGAGCTTTACAATGGATGGATTCTG ACCACCTGCTACATCCTGGTGATCTCCATCGCCAACATCGCCAACCTAGCCAGTACGGCTACAGCCATCACCATCCAGAGGGACTGGGTGGTGGTTGTGGCAGGTCAGGACAGCAGCAAGTTGGCAG ACATGAACGCCACAGTGCGGATTATCGACCAGCTGACCAACATCCTGGCTCCCATGCTGGTGGGTCAGATAATGTCCTTTGGCTCCCATTTCATCGGCTGCGGCTTCATCTCTGGCTGGAACCTGTGCTCCATGTGTGTGGAGTACGCGCTGCTGTGGAAGGTCTACCAGAAGACGCCGGCACTGGCCGTGAAAGGCGGTCAGAAGGAGCAGCAACAGGAGCTCAAACAGCTCAGCCCCACCAAAG ACTTGGAGAACGACCAGAGTCCTGAGGAGTCGTCTCAGCCGCTGATGAATGAAACGTCAGCCGTGGCCGTGCCCGACTCTCCCAAGCAGCGCGGCTGTTGCTCCCAGATGATGGAACCCCTGCGCACCCTGAAGGCCGGCTGGGTGGCCTACTACAACCAGAACATTTTCTTAGCCGGAATGTCCCTGGCATTCCTCTACATGACGGTGCTGGGCTTCGACTGCATCACCACGGGCTACGCCTACACGCAGGGCCTCAACGGCTCGGTGCTCAGCCTGCTGATGGGCGCCTCGGCCGTGTCGGGCATCTGCGGCACCGTCGCCTTCACTTGGGTCCGCAAGAAGTGCGGCCTGATCCGCACGGGCTTCATTTCAGGCACGGCCCAGCTGTGCTGCCTCCTGCTGTGTGTTGCCTCTGTCTTTGCTCCCGGGAGCCCCTTCGACCTCAGCATCTCGCCCTTCCAGGACCTGTACACCCACCTGATCGGGGAGAAGACGCTGCCCGAGGCCGACTACAGCCTCACCAGCGTCCTCACCGGTGGAAACGCCACTACTGCCTCCCCCGCTGAAGAGCTGCCGCTCCTGCAATCCTACATGTCTGTTAGCCTGCTGTTTGCTGGCGTCATTGCTGCTAGAGTTG GCCTGTGGTCCTTCGACCTGACAGTGACCCAGCTCATGCAGGAGAATGTGATCGAGTCGGAGCGAGGGGTGATCAACGGCGTCCAGAACTCCATGAACTACCTCTTAGACCTGCTGCACTTCATCATGGTGATCCTGGCCCCGAACCCGGAGGCCTTCGGCTTGCTGGTCCTCATCTCCGTGTCCTTCGTGGCTATGGGTCACATCATGTACTTTGGATATGCCTTCAAGAGCCTGGGCAGCCGCCTCTTCCTCTGCTGCTCGCCGGAGCACAAGGAGGAGACGGTGGAAAGCCTGTCGCTTCCTACCACCGTCTAA
- the asdurf gene encoding ASDURF protein → MSSKSRDNDDNFEGQSAHKEELNRKIKEQKVVVDELSNLKKNRKVYIQQRNSNIFFLADRSQTLGSCKKELDNMKKDLQDM, encoded by the exons ATGTCTTCGAAAAGTCGAGATAACGACGACAATTTTGAAGGACAGTCTGCACATAAGGAGGAATTGAACAGAAAG ATCAAGGAGCAGAAGGTTGTAGTGGACGAGCTCTCCAATCTGAAGAAAAACAGG AAAGTCTACATCCAGCAGAGGAACAGTAACATATTCTTCTTAGCAGACAGAAGTCAGACACTGGGTTCATGCAAAA AGGAACTGGATAACATGAAAAAGGATCTGCAGGATATGTAA
- the asnsd1 gene encoding asparagine synthetase domain-containing protein 1, translating into MCGIFCLLSLSSTHFEWDKTLDEHLKRRGPNLSRDLTVRGTNPSYRCFFSAHVLHMRGILTPQPFQDNTGNVLVWNGEIFGGVPVMPEENDTAVLSQRLSSCDSPSKILSLLSAVRGPWAFVYYQKAGDYLWFGRDFLGRRSLLWKFDAAVNALTLTSVAAQSSGPGQSAWQEVPAAGVYRIDLKAVTEAGSVTFELHPWAHGGNDLASSCSETILESVPSGCTAVMNPSGLVLTSPVCPLNTSIPKSLNEKESLSNSHQCVKNLEQMLASKEKNDEVNRLIDVLSEAVRRRVQSLPFGAQDGPPPPNDNASVAILFSGGIDSMVLAALADRHIPAHRPIDLLNVAFKLQVPKKQKEPAKKPGKHKNKPTGFKTDGADYQTSSAFDVPDRITGKAGLKELQDLNPERRWNFVEIDVTKEELQTVRQERICHLVHPLATVMDDSIGCAVWFAARGTGSTTQDGDQRAFTSSARVILTGIGADEQLAGYSRHRVRFMMSGHEGLVQELAMELARIPSRNLGRDDRVIGDHGKEARFPYLDEDVVSFLNSLPVWEKADLSLPRGVGEKLLLRLAAKQLGLGQSAVLPKRAMQFGSRIAKMEDHREKASDKCTRLLAE; encoded by the exons ATGTGTGGCATCTTTTGTCTGTTGAGTCTGTCGTCCACTCACTTTGAGTGGGACAAAACACTTGATGAACATTTGAAAAGAAGAGGGCCCAACTTGAGCCGGGATCTCACAGTTAGAGGCACAAATCCCAGCTATCGGTGTTTCTTCTCTGCTCATGTTCTTCACATGAGAGGCATTCTCACACCTCAGCCCTTTCAAGACAACACTGGAAATGTCCTGGTGTGGAACGGGGAGATATTTGGAGGCGTCCCGGTGATGCCAGAGGAAAATGACACTGCTGTTCTCTCTCAGCGGCTATCATCCTGCGACAGCCCTTCAAAGATTCTTTCCCTCCTCTCTGCTGTACGGGGGCCGTGGGCGTTTGTTTACTACCAAAAGGCTGGGGACTACCTCTGGTTTGGCAGAGACTTCCTTGGTAGGCGGAGTTTGCTGTGGAAATTTGATGCGGCAGTCAATGCCTTGACCCTGACTTCTGTAGCAGCCCAGAGTTCTGGACCTGGTCAGTCTGCTTGGCAAGAAGTCCCAGCAGCCGGTGTGTACCGGATTGACCTGAAGGCAGTTACAGAAGCTGGCTCTGTGACGTTTGAGCTTCATCCTTGGGCTCATGGAGGAAATGATCTTGCCTCCAGCTGCAGTGAAACCATATTGGAGTCTGTCCCCAGCGGCTGCACTGCTGTGATGAACCCGTCAGGCCTGGTACTCACCTCACCTGTTTGCCCTCTTAACACATCCATCCCAAAGTCATTAAATGAGAAAGAAAGCCTTTCAAACTCACATCAATGTGTTAAGAATCTGGAGCAGATGCTCGCAAGCAAAGAGAAAAACGATGAGGTGAACCGTCTTATTGATGTTCTCAGTGAGGCAGTAAGACGACGTGTTCAATCTCTGCCGTTCGGGGCACAAGACGGTCCCCCTCCTCCTAACGACAATGCTAGTGTTGCCATACTTTTTTCAGGAGGTATCGATTCAATGGTCCTGGCTGCCTTAGCTGACCGTCACATACCTGCTCATCGACCGATAGATCTTCTCAATGTAGCGTTCAAACTACAGGTGCCAAAGAAGCAGAAAGAGCCCGCAAAGAAACCTGGGAAGCACAAAAATAAACCCACGGGTTTTAAGACTGATGGAGCAGATTACCAAACCTCCAGCGCCTTTGATGTTCCAGACCGGATCACTGGAAAAGCCGGTCTCAAGGAATTACAAGACTTGAATCCTGAAAGAAGATGGAACTTTGTGGAAATCGACGTAACGAAGGAGGAGCTGCAGACAGTCCGCCAGGAGCGCATTTGTCATTTGGTGCATCCGCTGGCCACGGTGATGGACGACAGCATTGGATGTGCTGTGTGGTTTGCAGCAAGAGGGACGGGGTCCACCACGCAGGACGGGGACCAGAGAGCCTTCACATCATCAGCAAGG GTCATTTTGACAGGAATAGGAGCCGATGAGCAGCTAGCCGGTTACTCCAGACACCGAGTCCGATTTATGATGTCTGGACACGAGGGACTGGTCCAGGAACTGGCCATGGAGCTGGCCAGGATCCCTTCCAGGAATTTGGGCAGGGATGACAGAGTGATAGGGGACCATGGGAAAGAGGCTAG ATTCCCCTACTTGGATGAGGACGTGGTGAGCTTCTTGAATTCCCTGCCCGTGTGGGAGAAGGCCGACCTGTCGCTTCCTCGGGGCGTCGGGGAGAAACTCCTCCTGAGACTCGCAGCAAAGCAGCTGGGCCTCGGCCAATCAGCAGTCCTGCCCAAGAGAGCCATGCAGTTTGGCTCCCGCATCGCAAAGATGGAGGACCACCGTGAAAAGGCCTCTGACAAATGCACGAGACTCCTCGCCGAGTAG
- the LOC144525995 gene encoding uncharacterized protein LOC144525995, with translation MKAVILAAGYGTRLQRDVAADSSGRFAHLAGTAKPLLPVGRCALISHWVHALTASGSVDGIYVVTNAVYHAAFEEWASHFTNVKILSDQTRSNDGRLGAVACLQLAVKHFNIEDHVLVIGGDTLFKEDFSLGKVKERFSDLQAKCEDSCLVLSYQCKEEETPKYGILEVDSDLRVLCMKEKPLPSETKSRRACPCFYVFSKKSIPLLDAFLEEKKEAPLDKKDAPGNFVSWLIPRKPVYIHPISGRFDVGNLPSYIECDLYFRKQLQDGRSYMV, from the exons ATGAAGGCTGTGATTCTCGCCGCCGGGTACGGAACCAGGCTCCAGAGAGATGTAGCAGCCGACAGCAGCGGGAGGTTCGCTCACCTGGCTGGCACTGCCAAGCCGCTACTGCCGGTGGGACGCTGTGCCTTGATATCCCACTGGGTCCATGCGCTGACCGCCTCTGGCTCGGTGGACGGCATTTATGTTGTT ACCAACGCTGTTTACCATGCTGCATTTGAAGAGTGGGCATCACATTTCACAAATGTCAAGATTCTCAGCGATCAGACAAGAAGCAATGAT GGGCGTCTTGGTGCTGTGGCCTGCCTGCAACTTGCAGTAAAGCACTTCAACATAGAAGACCATGTCTTAGTAATTGGGGG TGACACCCTCTTCAAAGAAGATTTTAGCCTCGGGAAAGTAAAAGAAAGGTTTTCTGACCTCCAAGCAAAGTGTGAGGACAGCTGTCTGGTGCTCTCGTACCAGTGCAAAGAGGAGG AAACTCCTAAATACGGGATATTGGAAGTAGACAGTGATCTTCGGGTCCTCTGTATGAAGGAGAAACCTCTTCCTTCTGAGACAAAGTCGAGGAGAGCA TGTCCCTGTTTTTACGTGTTTTCAAAGAAAAGCATTCCTCTGTTGGATGCCTTCCTTGAGGAAAAGAAG GAAGCTCCTCTTGATAAGAAAGATGCCCCAGGAAACTTTGTGTCTTGGCTCATTCCAAG GAAGCCAGTATACATTCATCCGATTTCTGGGCGTTTCGATGTTGGAAACTTGCCTTCCTATATTGAATGTGATCTTTACTTCAGAAAACAACTTCAAGATGGCAGGTCTTACATGGTGTAG